The Rhizobium oryzihabitans genomic sequence GTGCGATCTCGGCCTGCTTTCCCGAGGACAGTTTTTTCGGTGAAGAGGGCGGCGGTGTGATCGGTGATCGCGTCTGGGTCGTTGATCCCGTGGACGGCACCGCGAATTTCGCCCGCGGCATTCCGCATTTCTGCATCTCCATCGCTTATGTCGAAAACGGGCAAACCGAATTCGGCGCGATCTACAATCCGGCTCTCGATGAGCTCTATTTCGCCCGGCGCGGAGAGGGGGCAACGCGCAACGGACAGCCCATCCGGGTTGCTGAAACGCAGCGTTTCGATGCGGCCTCGATCGAAATGGGCTGGTCGACCCGTATCGCGAATGCCACCTATCTCGATGTCGTCAAGAACCTACTGGATATGGGCGCCAATGTCCGTCGTGCCGGTTCCGGTGCGCTGGCTCTTGCCTATGTGGCCGATGGTCGCTCCGATGCATATCTCGAATTGCACATGAATTCATGGGATTGTCTTGCGGGACTGCTACTCGTCAGCGAAGCTGGCGGCGACGTCTGCCCTTTCCTGGAGATCGGTAGTCTTGAAGGTGGCGGGCCGGTGCTGGCCGCAGCCAGTGGCGTTGCGAACGGCGTCAGCCAGGCATCGAAGATACCCTTGGCAGAGCGGCAGCCTTCGGATCGGCAGCGGGCCCTATCGGCCTGAATTTAGACGGGCACCCGTCCGTGAAGGGTGCTTGATGTATGTGGAGGAATGACATGGATGGACCCGTTTATGCCCGGCCTGCGATCAGCCTGATTGCGGAAGGGCTCGGCCCGCATAACGCTACGCTTTATATCGGCGGCAGCGATGGTGCGAGCGATCTCGGGCTCCTCGGCCGGCACGGCATTACCACCGTCGTTAATTGCGCCGTCAATCTGGATATCAATCTCGTGCAGGCGACGGCGGAAGAGGGCGACAGGCGTGCCGTGGGTTATGGCGATATCCGCTATTACAAGCTCGGTCTCATCGATGGCGAAGGCAGCCCCGACACCATGATGCTGGGGGCCTACTACATCCTCGACGGTGCGCTTCGCCAGACCATGCCGAAGCGGGAAACCTATCCCTTCCCCGATGGTGGCAATGTGCTCGTCAATTGCCGCAGCGGCCGCAGCCGGTCCGTGTCATTGGTCGCGCTCTTCCTGCACAAGCAGCAGCCGCATCTCTATCCCACACTTGACGATGCACTGGCCGTGATCCGCACGAAGCGGGAATTGCGCCCGGATGAATGGTTCGAGACGCCGAAACCGATGCTCTATGCCGCAGCCCGCCGTGCTTCCGACTGGATTGATATGGTCGATGGCAGAAAGACTGTTCAATCATGCTGAAACGCACGCTTCCCTCCGTCGCCGTCATTGCCGATGCCCATTTTCATGACACGGCGGCTGATTTCGGTTTCCCCGGCATAGAGATCGGTGGTGAGCGCATCACCATGCGCAGCTGGTCGGATACGCGCGAATCCACCCGTGTTTTCAACGAAAGCGCCGATGCGCTGCATGCTGCACTCGAAGAAGTGCAGCAGCGGGGCATCCGCCATGTGGTGCTGCTTGGTGATTATACCGACGATGGCCAGCGGGCGACATCCGAGACATTGAAGGGCATTCTGGAGCACCATCGCGATGCCCATGGCACCGCCTTTTATGCTTTGCCCGGCAACCACGATATTTTCG encodes the following:
- a CDS encoding inositol monophosphatase family protein codes for the protein MDSMPYPDTLAARAELCRSVILSAGELVLKGFEGEATRSFSMKGPQDFLTVTDAASEAHIRGAISACFPEDSFFGEEGGGVIGDRVWVVDPVDGTANFARGIPHFCISIAYVENGQTEFGAIYNPALDELYFARRGEGATRNGQPIRVAETQRFDAASIEMGWSTRIANATYLDVVKNLLDMGANVRRAGSGALALAYVADGRSDAYLELHMNSWDCLAGLLLVSEAGGDVCPFLEIGSLEGGGPVLAAASGVANGVSQASKIPLAERQPSDRQRALSA
- a CDS encoding dual specificity protein phosphatase family protein; this encodes MDGPVYARPAISLIAEGLGPHNATLYIGGSDGASDLGLLGRHGITTVVNCAVNLDINLVQATAEEGDRRAVGYGDIRYYKLGLIDGEGSPDTMMLGAYYILDGALRQTMPKRETYPFPDGGNVLVNCRSGRSRSVSLVALFLHKQQPHLYPTLDDALAVIRTKRELRPDEWFETPKPMLYAAARRASDWIDMVDGRKTVQSC